In the genome of Massilibacillus massiliensis, one region contains:
- the alsE gene encoding D-allulose 6-phosphate 3-epimerase: MNERINISPSLMTMDLDQFKEQITFLNDHVDSFHIDIMDGHFVPNLSLSPWFVEQTRKLTNKEMSAHLMVTDPTFWVQQLIDVKCEVICIPAENINGIAFRLIDQIQAAGLKAGVVLNPETPVSQIIPYLDLLDKVTIMTVDPGFAGQRFLVSMLDKITELRKLREDKGYHYVIEMDGSTNKAHWKVIHDANPDIYIIGRSGLFGLADTIEDSWKKMVDEFEEATGKKFV, encoded by the coding sequence ATGAATGAACGTATTAATATTTCTCCGTCGCTGATGACGATGGATCTGGACCAGTTTAAAGAACAAATTACTTTTTTGAATGACCACGTAGATTCTTTCCATATTGATATCATGGATGGACACTTCGTACCAAACCTTAGCTTGTCGCCATGGTTTGTTGAACAGACGCGTAAATTGACAAATAAAGAGATGTCAGCACATTTGATGGTGACAGATCCTACGTTCTGGGTCCAACAGCTTATCGATGTAAAATGTGAGGTCATCTGTATACCAGCTGAAAATATCAATGGGATAGCATTTCGTCTGATCGATCAAATTCAAGCAGCAGGGCTCAAGGCAGGCGTGGTACTCAATCCAGAGACACCTGTAAGCCAAATTATTCCGTATCTCGATCTTTTAGATAAAGTAACGATTATGACGGTCGATCCGGGATTTGCTGGACAGAGATTTTTAGTGAGTATGCTTGATAAAATCACAGAACTGCGCAAGCTGCGTGAGGATAAAGGTTATCACTATGTCATCGAGATGGATGGATCTACGAATAAGGCGCATTGGAAAGTCATCCATGACGCAAATCCGGATATCTATATCATTGGTCGCAGCGGTCTTTTTGGACTGGCAGATACGATTGAAGATTCATGGAAAAAAATGGTTGATGAGTTCGAAGAAGCTACTGGAAAAAAATTTGTTTGA
- a CDS encoding PTS sugar transporter subunit IIA, producing the protein MKKTNTSFISLDILHEVSAKEDILKRILQAIKIDSIAQNLPEILTALMERESLGDTCIAHGVILSHAKTAACQSFFLGAAYLHTPFIWNTDEPPVKIVLLMLIPPTTDKTISLSIHSLMHALADDEILSQLTNIGKAAQIKAILSL; encoded by the coding sequence ATGAAAAAAACAAATACTTCATTTATCTCCTTAGATATCCTGCATGAAGTCAGTGCCAAAGAAGATATTCTAAAACGTATCCTGCAAGCAATAAAAATAGACAGCATTGCGCAAAACCTTCCAGAAATCCTAACTGCACTTATGGAAAGAGAATCACTTGGGGACACCTGCATTGCCCATGGAGTCATACTATCTCATGCAAAAACTGCTGCCTGTCAAAGCTTTTTTCTAGGTGCAGCGTATTTGCACACTCCCTTTATTTGGAATACTGATGAACCTCCGGTAAAAATCGTTCTGCTCATGCTGATTCCTCCCACTACGGACAAAACAATTTCTCTGTCCATCCATTCCCTCATGCATGCTTTAGCAGATGATGAGATATTAAGTCAACTGACAAACATAGGCAAAGCCGCTCAAATCAAAGCTATCCTATCCTTATAA
- a CDS encoding PTS fructose transporter subunit IIC, which yields MTIKEIWKAANPKGHLLTAISFLIPIVCGAGFIIAIGMALGGTAQDALVPGKFDFWQSLATMGGKALGLLPVVIACGIAGSIAGKPGIAPGFVVGLAANAISAGFIGGMIGGYLSGYIALGIIKNIKVPNWARGLMPTLIVPLLASLSSGLIMIYIIGTPIGAFTDALTSFLRSMSTSSNLIVGALIGGLCILDFGGPINKTCFAFVLTLQAQGVNEPVTALQLVNTATPIGFGFAYFVAKLFRKNIYNNEEIETLKSAVPMGVVNIVEGSIPIVMNDIVRGIIAAVIGGACGGAVTMVYGADATVPFGGFLMLPTMSHPLYGLMALLVNIFVTGVVYAIIKKDVPREVIKETDEDDEEDISLDNIKIQ from the coding sequence ATGACGATAAAAGAAATTTGGAAAGCAGCAAATCCAAAAGGCCATTTACTGACGGCGATCTCCTTCTTGATTCCAATTGTCTGCGGTGCAGGATTCATTATTGCGATAGGTATGGCTCTTGGTGGGACGGCACAGGATGCACTCGTACCGGGAAAATTTGATTTTTGGCAGTCATTGGCAACGATGGGCGGAAAGGCACTAGGACTTTTACCAGTCGTAATTGCGTGTGGTATCGCTGGTTCGATTGCTGGTAAACCAGGGATTGCTCCCGGGTTTGTCGTAGGGCTTGCTGCAAATGCGATCAGTGCAGGTTTTATAGGTGGCATGATCGGGGGATATCTTTCTGGTTATATTGCATTAGGAATTATTAAAAATATTAAAGTGCCAAACTGGGCAAGAGGTTTGATGCCAACACTTATTGTTCCGCTTTTGGCATCGCTGAGCAGTGGTCTGATCATGATTTATATTATTGGTACACCAATCGGTGCGTTTACCGACGCCTTGACATCTTTCCTCAGAAGCATGAGTACTTCTTCTAATTTGATTGTCGGTGCACTTATCGGTGGTCTGTGTATTCTTGATTTTGGGGGACCTATTAACAAGACTTGCTTTGCTTTTGTCTTGACCTTGCAGGCACAAGGGGTTAATGAACCAGTTACGGCACTACAACTGGTCAATACTGCAACACCTATTGGCTTTGGCTTTGCGTATTTTGTGGCAAAACTTTTCCGAAAAAACATCTATAACAATGAAGAAATTGAAACTTTGAAGTCAGCTGTCCCAATGGGTGTTGTAAATATCGTAGAGGGCTCGATTCCGATTGTCATGAATGATATTGTTCGCGGGATTATAGCTGCTGTAATTGGTGGTGCTTGCGGTGGTGCAGTGACGATGGTATACGGCGCAGATGCAACGGTTCCATTTGGTGGATTTTTGATGCTGCCGACGATGTCACATCCACTGTATGGTCTGATGGCACTTTTAGTAAATATCTTTGTAACCGGTGTTGTGTATGCCATTATTAAAAAGGATGTACCGCGTGAAGTAATCAAGGAAACAGATGAAGATGATGAAGAGGATATCAGCTTAGATAATATCAAAATCCAGTAA
- a CDS encoding PTS sugar transporter subunit IIA: MANQVSVLDVIDLKTIHTHLQAKNKEEALQQMADALMAEGYLKDTQGYLKDVYIREAGGSTGIGGYIAIPHGKSKAVKKIGVAIGILDEEIAWETLDEHGVRVIVLFAVGVEEEAVKDHLKLLSLFARKLGNDTVVEALLKADTAEDVRDAFEN, from the coding sequence ATGGCAAATCAGGTTAGTGTTTTAGATGTAATTGATTTAAAAACAATTCATACGCATTTACAGGCAAAAAATAAAGAGGAAGCTTTGCAGCAAATGGCAGATGCTTTGATGGCTGAAGGGTATCTCAAAGATACGCAAGGATATTTGAAGGATGTGTACATCCGTGAGGCTGGCGGCTCGACTGGGATTGGTGGGTATATAGCGATTCCTCATGGCAAAAGCAAGGCTGTAAAAAAAATCGGTGTAGCGATTGGAATCTTGGATGAGGAAATTGCATGGGAGACCTTGGATGAGCATGGTGTTCGCGTCATTGTGCTCTTTGCAGTCGGTGTCGAAGAGGAGGCAGTTAAGGATCACCTTAAGCTCTTATCGTTATTTGCCCGTAAGCTTGGAAATGATACGGTTGTCGAAGCTTTACTTAAAGCAGATACGGCAGAAGATGTTCGGGACGCATTTGAAAATTGA
- the dcuC gene encoding C4-dicarboxylate transporter DcuC: MIWLGIAIVVITFYFIIKNYETRLVLFISGALMALIGGDIVSPINAFIKEFTNAGLVPTICIVMGFSYVMDHTGCSKHLVTFMTNLLRKTPLIIIPGTVLVTFFLNIALPSAAGVAAAVGTLLIPTLLSMGVHPAMAASAVFLGTWGSVMSPGLMFNPQVAAMAGVDVMTVISAFSKQVLFAAFIAALILMLISYKNKEGVGSQLLKNAATDTQAIKVNYLYALMPTIPIIILVLGSKQLQLIPEFTVPQAMILGTALGMIVTRKNFNETIKKFFRGTGDGFCDVVGIIAAAAMFIQGMQIIGLTGALLDVMKNSQQIAKFSSAFGPFIIGAISGTGNAAALAFNGAVTPHAADFGYGIIEMGSMVQIGAGLGRTMSPVAPSAIILAKMAGINPIEIAKRNMIPTIVATLIVMFTLM; this comes from the coding sequence ATGATATGGCTTGGTATTGCGATTGTTGTCATTACCTTTTATTTTATCATCAAAAACTATGAAACAAGATTGGTCCTATTTATTTCCGGCGCGCTCATGGCATTGATCGGCGGAGATATCGTCAGCCCGATTAACGCTTTTATCAAAGAATTCACAAATGCAGGATTGGTTCCTACCATTTGTATCGTTATGGGGTTCAGCTACGTGATGGATCACACCGGCTGCAGCAAACATTTGGTCACCTTTATGACCAATTTACTCAGAAAAACCCCGCTGATTATCATTCCTGGTACAGTTCTCGTTACCTTTTTTCTCAATATTGCCCTGCCAAGTGCAGCAGGTGTGGCCGCTGCAGTCGGTACGCTTCTGATTCCTACACTTTTATCCATGGGCGTTCACCCTGCTATGGCAGCAAGTGCAGTTTTTCTTGGTACCTGGGGAAGTGTTATGAGTCCTGGCCTCATGTTCAATCCGCAAGTCGCTGCAATGGCGGGTGTAGATGTGATGACTGTAATTTCAGCTTTTTCCAAACAAGTACTTTTCGCCGCCTTCATTGCAGCACTCATTCTGATGCTGATTTCCTATAAAAATAAAGAAGGTGTAGGCAGCCAGCTATTAAAAAATGCAGCTACGGATACACAAGCAATCAAAGTCAATTATCTCTATGCGCTGATGCCTACAATACCAATTATCATTTTAGTGCTGGGAAGCAAGCAGCTGCAGCTTATTCCTGAATTTACAGTCCCACAAGCAATGATCCTGGGAACAGCCCTTGGTATGATTGTTACCCGCAAGAATTTTAATGAAACAATAAAAAAATTTTTTCGGGGGACGGGCGATGGATTCTGCGATGTTGTCGGTATTATCGCTGCTGCTGCAATGTTTATTCAGGGAATGCAAATCATTGGTCTGACGGGCGCACTTCTCGATGTGATGAAGAACTCACAGCAAATTGCTAAATTCTCGTCGGCCTTTGGCCCATTTATTATCGGTGCAATTTCCGGCACCGGTAACGCTGCCGCACTTGCTTTTAACGGTGCAGTTACACCGCATGCAGCAGATTTTGGCTATGGCATTATCGAAATGGGCTCCATGGTTCAAATCGGTGCAGGACTTGGACGCACAATGTCGCCGGTAGCACCTTCAGCCATTATTCTGGCAAAAATGGCTGGTATCAATCCAATTGAAATTGCCAAAAGGAATATGATTCCAACCATCGTAGCAACACTCATCGTTATGTTCACATTAATGTAA
- a CDS encoding BglG family transcription antiterminator has product MKTTHREEFLIQYLLKQSSFVTVASLTEQMEISPKTVYRMIKKLNDCHLNGKLIQTEKGKGIRLNYDAYLESRFNRKDSTEKTRYNYSPIERHMHILKELLFHSPASIRESELFDRYYLSPSAIYTDEDILQQQLQQLGLKLEKKDNRLSVIGSENLVRRALIKLLMKLDILNFDDLQSIAVDFNKNDLRFVIRQLEFIEERIGSIIPAPYNINLLTHLYILIYRIRKGSFDYCEQTDMPNDNTQDAYYPIAQQIKESIEGYLCKKLPTSETANIYCYLSGARMEPQIPAASPHITSEVQQVTNFYIQEFSRLAKTPMQAGIIHNELASHIKPMLNRLKSGLIVKNGLLDNIRQEYNHLFTIVRQVSDAVPVKFSLPKIDDDEAGFITLYFARYMELHPRQVRVFIVCTTGMGTSELLKVKIQRFFPEIDVIATLSAKTVTKAYLEEQKIDLVLTTIKIEDGWSVPVVLVNTLFIEKDKEKVRHILKELTQS; this is encoded by the coding sequence ATGAAAACAACGCATCGCGAAGAATTTCTGATTCAATATCTTTTGAAGCAGTCTTCATTCGTTACGGTTGCGAGCCTGACAGAACAAATGGAAATATCCCCAAAAACAGTGTATCGCATGATAAAAAAATTAAATGACTGTCACCTAAATGGAAAATTAATTCAAACAGAAAAAGGCAAAGGCATTCGTCTCAATTATGATGCTTATTTAGAAAGTCGTTTTAATCGCAAAGATTCCACAGAAAAAACACGTTATAATTATTCTCCGATTGAACGTCATATGCACATATTAAAAGAATTATTATTTCACTCGCCTGCATCTATCCGAGAGTCCGAACTTTTTGACCGCTATTATTTAAGTCCTTCTGCCATCTATACCGATGAAGACATCCTTCAGCAACAGCTCCAGCAACTGGGGTTAAAACTGGAAAAGAAAGATAATCGTCTATCTGTCATCGGCTCAGAAAATCTGGTTCGTCGTGCTTTGATCAAGCTTTTGATGAAACTAGATATCTTGAATTTTGACGATTTGCAAAGCATTGCTGTTGACTTCAACAAGAATGATCTCCGTTTTGTTATAAGACAGCTCGAATTTATAGAGGAGCGCATTGGCAGTATCATACCAGCTCCATACAACATCAATTTGTTGACACATCTTTATATCTTGATCTATCGTATACGAAAAGGAAGTTTCGATTACTGTGAACAAACTGATATGCCAAATGATAATACGCAGGATGCCTACTATCCGATCGCTCAACAAATCAAAGAAAGCATCGAAGGCTATCTATGTAAGAAATTACCCACATCAGAAACCGCTAACATCTATTGCTATTTATCTGGAGCTCGCATGGAACCTCAAATACCAGCCGCTTCACCTCACATCACGTCAGAAGTGCAACAGGTTACCAATTTTTATATTCAAGAATTTTCTCGTTTAGCAAAAACCCCCATGCAAGCTGGTATCATCCACAATGAGCTGGCCAGCCATATCAAACCCATGCTGAATCGTTTAAAATCCGGCTTAATTGTCAAAAATGGGTTACTCGATAACATCCGACAGGAATACAACCATCTTTTTACGATTGTGCGTCAAGTATCAGATGCCGTACCCGTTAAATTTTCTTTACCGAAAATAGATGACGATGAAGCCGGATTTATTACACTTTATTTTGCCCGCTATATGGAACTGCATCCTCGTCAGGTACGCGTATTTATTGTTTGTACTACAGGCATGGGGACCTCCGAACTTCTGAAGGTTAAAATCCAACGCTTCTTTCCTGAAATCGATGTCATTGCGACCTTATCGGCTAAAACCGTAACAAAAGCATATTTGGAGGAGCAGAAAATCGACCTTGTTCTGACCACTATAAAAATAGAGGATGGCTGGTCAGTCCCCGTCGTATTGGTAAATACCCTGTTCATTGAAAAAGACAAAGAAAAGGTACGCCATATCCTTAAGGAGCTTACACAGTCATGA
- a CDS encoding PTS fructose transporter subunit IIB codes for MNIVGISACTVGIAHTYIAQEKIEAAAKKAGDTVKIETQGTIGIENPLTEEDIAKADIVLLAVDVQVAGEERFSGKKVVKVPTQTAIKSPNKLIAKLHELVEK; via the coding sequence ATGAATATTGTAGGGATTTCGGCTTGTACCGTAGGGATTGCACACACCTATATTGCGCAGGAAAAAATTGAGGCTGCAGCTAAGAAGGCTGGAGATACTGTTAAAATCGAGACACAGGGAACGATCGGAATTGAAAATCCATTAACCGAAGAGGATATTGCCAAGGCTGATATTGTCTTATTGGCTGTTGATGTTCAGGTTGCCGGAGAAGAGCGGTTTAGTGGTAAGAAAGTCGTAAAAGTGCCGACGCAGACGGCGATAAAATCTCCAAATAAGTTAATTGCTAAATTGCACGAATTAGTAGAAAAATAA
- a CDS encoding amidohydrolase family protein has translation MLYDLLLKNGTLVDYVNDTEETCDLAIKDGIIVEKAPDIDPAKSQEVIDITGKIAMPGIVDMHVHASSWLGGKYSHRMMASKGVTTALDMSGPIDSVLDFSKNYGAGLNMASIEYIRPQHTVKDHNPGRNEIQALLESAMHKGSLGLKILGGHYPLTSEATALAIEIACENKAYLAIHAGTLNAGSNLEGFLEIVELSNKHPFHFAHANSYCRGEIKECNQEIDTVIQSLLKNPQIRMESYLSPFNGTSAKCAKGEPESIVTRKALQKGGFAATEAGLEQAILNGWAKINQENGGYISLIDGSDAVSYWRNHETNTTVSFSVNPSDSRIRFATAKRPSGGFVIDAIGTDGGGIPRNVILEHGLSLVKLHALTLKEFVLKSSYAPAKILGLKNKGHLSPGADADITVFDYDQQAAEITIVNGAVIMYKGYVCGRGTNIITTEQGKHYVEQFGLPATVVDIASSDLYQSRTE, from the coding sequence TTGCTATATGATCTTCTCTTAAAAAACGGTACTTTAGTCGACTATGTAAATGATACGGAAGAAACATGTGATCTCGCAATAAAAGACGGCATTATCGTGGAAAAAGCGCCGGATATTGATCCGGCGAAAAGCCAGGAAGTTATAGATATAACGGGGAAAATAGCTATGCCAGGTATCGTGGATATGCATGTACACGCCTCCAGTTGGTTGGGAGGTAAATACTCCCATCGTATGATGGCATCTAAAGGCGTGACCACCGCCCTAGATATGTCCGGCCCGATAGATTCTGTCCTTGATTTCTCTAAAAATTATGGCGCTGGCCTGAATATGGCATCCATAGAATATATCAGACCACAGCACACAGTAAAAGATCATAATCCCGGACGCAATGAAATTCAAGCACTTTTAGAAAGTGCTATGCACAAAGGCTCCTTAGGATTAAAAATCTTAGGAGGTCATTATCCGCTGACCTCAGAGGCTACCGCACTTGCAATTGAAATAGCCTGCGAGAATAAAGCTTATCTTGCAATTCATGCAGGAACCTTAAACGCTGGTTCAAATCTGGAAGGTTTTCTGGAAATAGTTGAACTTTCAAACAAGCACCCATTTCATTTTGCTCATGCCAATAGTTATTGCCGTGGTGAAATAAAAGAATGCAATCAGGAAATTGATACTGTCATTCAAAGCCTGCTTAAAAATCCGCAAATTCGTATGGAATCTTATTTGTCACCATTTAATGGAACCAGCGCAAAATGCGCTAAAGGCGAGCCGGAAAGTATTGTAACCCGCAAAGCGCTGCAAAAAGGCGGTTTTGCAGCTACAGAAGCAGGACTGGAACAGGCGATATTAAACGGTTGGGCAAAAATCAATCAGGAAAACGGTGGATATATTTCCCTGATTGATGGATCTGATGCCGTAAGTTATTGGCGCAATCATGAAACGAATACAACGGTAAGTTTCTCGGTAAACCCTTCTGACAGCAGAATCCGCTTTGCTACAGCAAAACGTCCATCAGGTGGCTTTGTCATTGATGCAATTGGCACAGACGGCGGAGGAATTCCTAGAAATGTAATTTTAGAGCATGGCCTTTCACTGGTTAAATTGCATGCCCTTACCTTAAAAGAATTTGTTTTAAAAAGCAGCTATGCACCAGCAAAAATTCTTGGTTTAAAGAACAAAGGGCATTTATCGCCTGGTGCAGACGCAGACATCACCGTTTTTGATTACGACCAGCAAGCCGCTGAAATAACAATTGTAAACGGAGCCGTGATCATGTATAAAGGTTACGTCTGCGGCCGCGGCACAAACATCATCACCACAGAGCAGGGTAAACATTATGTTGAACAATTTGGTCTTCCTGCCACCGTTGTCGATATCGCATCCAGCGATCTCTATCAGTCGCGAACAGAATAA